Part of the Catalinimonas alkaloidigena genome is shown below.
TACGCTTCAAAACACTGAAGGTTTAAGCCCTCACCACGCCTATCTGCAAAACTTCACTGAAAGTGAGCATACCGGAAGTGCGCAAACTGCCTGGAAGGATTTTTACAGCAAATTGCCCGTAGCAAACTATGGCGTTCACTTTGCCAGCAGTACAAGTAAATGGTTTGGTACGCATATTAATAATACGCCCCTGGTAGGTAATTCATGGAGTACAATGATTGAGTTTACTCCTACCAATCAAAACAGTTTTCCCAATGACAATTACTCTTTTAGGTTTGGCTTTGATCTTTTAATCCAATTCAGAATTAGAGGACAGCTAAATAGCCAACAGTTAGTATTTCAATGGCTGAACAATAATGTGAAAAGCGGTAATTTGACAGGTTATTTACCTTTAAATAATCCCACAAAGATTATCATTACTTACGATGTAGAAACCTATACCCTTACTGCTTATCATGGTAATGGAGTCAGGGTATTTTCTAATGTTCCTCCTATATCAGCTACCAATGGGAGCTATGATATTAACAATACAAATTATAGTGTTTCAGCCTATGCCCTATTGCGCAACGTCTGGTATAACAAAGCTTTATCAGTAAAAGAAGTAGCTTATTTGCAATCAGGCAAAGAGCTGGATAGTGCTTTCATGGATTATGCCTTTACTGATTTTGAAGGTCTGCAAAACCGTATTAGCAGTTCGCCTGCTTGGCCATTGAGCTATACCGGAGGAACCGGACAAATCATTGATAGAGAGCTACAACCTCCCTTTACCAAAAAAGCCCTGCAAATACAGGCTACAAGCAAAGCACAAAGGATATTGCTTGATTCGTTGACTGAATCCTGGAGTGGAGAAATGCACTTCTTCCTGTATCTGGATAGTAAGCCTTCGGGAGCAGAGCGATACCTGTTTACCTCACAACATAATAGCAGCCAGACACACTTTTTTATTGAATATGGAAACAGGCTTTACTTTGAAAATACTTATGGCCCTGGGGTTATCCGTATGCAGTCAGATGTGATCAACATTCAAAAAGGATGGAATCATTTTGGAATCAGGTGCGGAAGTGTGAGCAATGCCAATAGCTTTAAATTTTATCATCAAGGTAGATACGTTGGTAATAACGTAGTGACCAACAACTACAACTCCATTTACAGCGATTTTTTTCCAAGATACATTAGTCGTCAGTACCTTTTCACCGCATGGGCAAGTAGCAATAATACCTTTCCTGCTGGTACGCAATTGGATTGCCGTTTGGTGGCTTTCTATGCTAGTAGAGGAGTGTTTACAAGTAATGACAAGGAAATCCTGGAAGCCATACAACAATGGGCTATTTCAGGGATTGGGCAAAGTGCATACGGTTTTGTATGGGGATTACAAGAATGTACATTCTTTAAGTGATGCCAATAGCAATTTCACAAGCGGTCACAGTTGGGTAACTGGTGAAGGATGGACGGTAACTGCTAATACTTTGCAGTTTAGTGGAGCTGGGGGAGGCCGTAACAGTTCGGTAGCAGTGAATGGCATTGGCGATGGTGGAAGCAATATAGGCAAGAAGATCATGGTTACGGTCAATGTTTCTGCTATTAGCAAGCCTAGCGGTGGTAATGGGATCGGTTTAGCACTTGGTAGTACCTCTAACAAGAAATACATCAATAGTGTAGGTTCGCATACCTATCAGCTAACCTATGAAGGGGGAGGACAAGGAAGGTTATTCATTTCAAATGATAAAGGAGCAGACAGCTATACCATTACTTCTATTGTGGTCTGGTGGTATAACGTAAAAGATGTAGGCAATGCCCGTAGTTGTGAGTTGGAAAACTATACTCCCAACGATGAATCTCCAGTCATCAACATAGACCGTTTTCAAGCTGGTGAACTGGACACGAATTATAGCCCATACCCAACAGTTTTCAGTAGCCGTAGTGCTAGAATTAGCTGGAATACCGATGTAGACGAGACTAAATTCTCAGTATCGTTCTGGTATTATGCAACAGGCTATAATGGCAGTACAGGCTCTAATAACCTCTTTTTTGCTGGATTGGCAGGGGGAGGCTATATTTCGGTCAAATACCAAAACACAAGCGGGCCGCTTTATTTTGTCTGGGCACATACTGACAATGGTAATAATAATGGGGAAAGGACTACCTTAAACTTTGGTAGCCCCCCCATAGGTCAGTGGACGCATATTGCATTTAGTTTTGAGCAAAATGTGTTGGGTAAATGCAATAGGCATGGTTATCAATTATCAAGTGCAGACAATGTTTTTTTAGCTGGAAACATCAACTACATAGGCTTTTTTGGTAGTACCGATGGCAATGAAAATCCCGCACCCGCTTTTGTGCGCAATCTCCAAGTATACAATGGTCACGTACTGACAACCGCAGAGATCAACGAACTCAGAGCATTAGGCCACAATGCGATTAATCCTCCTATAAACTTAGTCAACAAGCTTAGTCTGCATGCCCCATGCATGCAAAAGGCAGGTGTGCCAATGGATTTGATCAGTGGCAAACGTGCTTATATGGAAGAAAGCAGATTGCAATGGGCTAAGAGTCCTTGATAGAAAAATTCACTTTAAAATTAAGATAATGACCTATGATTACTTATAAGATTAATGAGCTAGATGTCCATGTATATGCAGATTTCGTGGATGATGAAACGGATTGGCGCATTGAGTATCTGGATGCTGATGGATTGCTTAACCGCTACAAGATTAAAGGTTATCCCATACCTTTTAATAAGAAAATCAAGGTGAGCTATTCTTATGCTCTCATCAGGCCCAGTAATGGAGAGGTATTAAAAAGCTTTGCTGATGCTTACGATGAGCCTAATGTCTCTACTTTTTACCATACGGTTCTCCCTCAGAGTGTTAGTTATGGCTATTTTGCTGCTTTTCAAAGCCTGAATGGATTGTGTGCAAGGCTACCTGAACTAGCGGGTAACAATCAATGTCCACATAAAGGTTATAGGCCTTTCAATACGGTGGGTGAATTTGTGCAGCCGGTACAATTTCGCACTGAAATTACCGATGAAACACAATCTAACCTAGAAGTTGAAGGACAACAGCAACTGGTTGCTAACAGTGACGGAAATATCACAGTAACTGTTATCAATGGAGTAGGTCCTTATGAATACAAGCTGAACGATAACATCTATCAGTCCACCAATGTATTTGATAACCTTGCTGCCGGTGATTATACCATCTATGTACGAGATAGTGTA
Proteins encoded:
- a CDS encoding SprB repeat-containing protein → MITYKINELDVHVYADFVDDETDWRIEYLDADGLLNRYKIKGYPIPFNKKIKVSYSYALIRPSNGEVLKSFADAYDEPNVSTFYHTVLPQSVSYGYFAAFQSLNGLCARLPELAGNNQCPHKGYRPFNTVGEFVQPVQFRTEITDETQSNLEVEGQQQLVANSDGNITVTVINGVGPYEYKLNDNIYQSTNVFDNLAAGDYTIYVRDSVGTERYAQLTVKLQDFEREAIQI
- a CDS encoding LamG-like jellyroll fold domain-containing protein; amino-acid sequence: MTRKSWKPYNNGLFQGLGKVHTVLYGDYKNVHSLSDANSNFTSGHSWVTGEGWTVTANTLQFSGAGGGRNSSVAVNGIGDGGSNIGKKIMVTVNVSAISKPSGGNGIGLALGSTSNKKYINSVGSHTYQLTYEGGGQGRLFISNDKGADSYTITSIVVWWYNVKDVGNARSCELENYTPNDESPVINIDRFQAGELDTNYSPYPTVFSSRSARISWNTDVDETKFSVSFWYYATGYNGSTGSNNLFFAGLAGGGYISVKYQNTSGPLYFVWAHTDNGNNNGERTTLNFGSPPIGQWTHIAFSFEQNVLGKCNRHGYQLSSADNVFLAGNINYIGFFGSTDGNENPAPAFVRNLQVYNGHVLTTAEINELRALGHNAINPPINLVNKLSLHAPCMQKAGVPMDLISGKRAYMEESRLQWAKSP